In Zonotrichia albicollis isolate bZonAlb1 chromosome 3, bZonAlb1.hap1, whole genome shotgun sequence, a single window of DNA contains:
- the CCR6 gene encoding C-C chemokine receptor type 6: protein MNFTDLRTTDYPYYSDYASLITPPCSKLEVRNFTKAFLPIAYSLICIIGLFGNIFVVMTFALYERAKSMTDVYLFNMAIADILFVLTLPLWAVNYAADEWLFGDFICKMTRGIYAINFSCGMLLLAFISVDRYIAIVQATKSFKLRARTLAHSKLICLAVWISSILISSPSFLYNESYSFSMNETKEICDHRSARMSESTTLKSLLLWLQVAFGFFIPFIFMLFCYAFIVKSLQQAQNSKRNKAIRVIVLIVAVFLACQVPYNIVLLITAVNMGKIDKSCDSDKIMAYAKYITEAIAFLHCCVNPVLYAFIGVKFRSYFVKLMKDLWCKRHKKDNKRNSRTNSDTYHSRQTSEILTDNGSSFTI from the exons ATGAATTTT ACAGACCTTCGTACCACAGATTACCCCTATTATTCAGACTATGCGTCTCTGATCACACCACCTTGTTCTAAGCTGGAAGTCAGGAACTTCACAAAAGCATTTCTGCCAATTGCATACTCATTGATTTGTATCATCGGCCTCTTTGGCAACATCTTTGTGGTGATGACCTTTGCTTTATATGAAAGAGCCAAGTCCATGACGGATGTGTACCTCTTCAACATGGCCATAGCAGACATACTGTTTGTTCTTACTCTTCCCCTGTGGGCAGTGAATTACGCTGCTGATGAATGGCTTTTTGGTGATTTCATTTGCAAAATGACTAGAGGTATCTATGCAATCAACTTCAGCTGTGGCATGCTGCTTTTGGCCTTTATCAGCGTGGACCGGTACATTGCTATCGTACAGGCAACAAAGTCCTTTAAACTCAGGGCAAGGACTCTTGCACATAGTAAACTCATTTGTTTGGCAGTGTGGATATCATCAATTTTAATCTCTAGTCCGTCTTTTCTGTACAATGAAAGTTACAGCTTCTCCATGAATGAAACCAAAGAGATTTGTGATCACAGATCTGCCAGAATGTCTGAAAGCACAACGCTGAAATCGCTGCTGCTATGGCTACAAGTTGCATTTGGATTTTTTATACCTTTCATATTCATGCTTTTTTGCTACGCCTTCATTGTCAAATCCTTACAACAAGCTCAGAATtccaaaagaaacaaagcaatTCGTGTGATTGTATTAATTGTAGCTGTTTTCCTAGCTTGCCAAGTACCTTATAACATTGTTCTTCTCATAACAGCTGTCAACATGGGCAAGATTGACAAATCTTGTGACAGTGACAAGATAATGGCTTACGCAAAATACATCACTGAAGCCATAGCATTTTTACACTGCTGTGTGAACCCTGTGCTCTATGCATTTATTGGAGTGAAGTTCAGAAGTTATTTCGTGAAGCTAATGAAGGACCTATGGTGCAAGAGACACAAGAAAGACAATAAACGTAATTCAAGGACAAACTCTGATACTTATCATTCAAGACAGACTAGTGAAATTCTGACTGACAATGGATCATCTTTTACTATATAA